Proteins encoded by one window of Lepeophtheirus salmonis chromosome 10, UVic_Lsal_1.4, whole genome shotgun sequence:
- the Prp39 gene encoding pre-mRNA-processing factor 39 → MTRSTRRTRSSSSKKEEEEMEGCVSPEEEEDPPSKKARPTVESVDSKEEEMEVHAEEEGVVEHPDNGLEHAEEEEKPEDLPHDAEPLLEKEEEMGSPVKEVETEEETAKKEESESPENAKVNGNKEDEAKKKSPELERFWKAVTDDPMDFSSWTCLLQFADANGDLEEGREAYDAFLDRYPYCYGYWKKYADLEKRKGTPERTMMVFERGIASISLSADLWIHYLNHVRTVYDEDFIRTQYERAVGACGLEWRSDKLWDHYVKWEISIKCFEKVLCLYDRILKNPTQGLTHQFEMFRDFVKEHKPKEILSQTEFLSLRKEVLQSLEQEESSKSEESVPKEPPPDADSTEEEDIAMKEKIIFLRKRNYKETEEFVQERWKFEDNIKRPYFHMKPLERGQLKNWSEYLDFEIGRLTNKVKKKRKSSKEETDDQGEDKKEAEEKEEEDSLPVDDTRVEILFERCLIACALYEEFWFKYIDWLSKRKGDNTEMIRSVYRKACEHHLRGKVDIHLRRAEFEEKLGNLLLASEILSKLESKHPEAVGFSLKRINLERRQGNHDQVRKLFGIIIEKKSGSIRTEIAVKYARYLRLCHGDMSSALQILQDAIPHDEKNPKIYLQILNLHLHSNPIDLEKITILLDSAMDKVSTQDALIFSQRKVEFLEDFGANIHELESAKTKNAQLRKEHRAVIEESSNDKSEEGKKDEDSSNSTSNSASYNAHHNSQYQQYGARYSSNYNYNGSGYGSYYQGYGGSYAGY, encoded by the coding sequence ATGACTCGTTCAACTCGGCGTACTCGTTCTAGCAGCTCCAAGAAGGAGGAGGAAGAGATGGAGGGTTGTGTGAGTCCGGAGGAAGAGGAGGATCCTCCATCCAAGAAAGCGCGACCTACCGTTGAATCCGTGGACTCTAAAGAGGAGGAGATGGAAGTCCATGCAGAAGAGGAAGGAGTAGTGGAACATCCGGACAATGGATTGGAGCATGCGGAGGAGGAAGAAAAGCCGGAGGATCTTCCTCATGATGCGGAACCCCTCCttgaaaaagaggaagaaatggGATCTCCGGTCAAAGAAGTGGAAACGGAAGAAGAAACCGCCAAAAAAGAGGAATCTGAATCTCCAGAAAACGCTAAAGTGAACGGCAATAAAGAGGACGAAGCTAAAAAGAAGAGTCCGGAACTGGAACGGTTTTGGAAAGCCGTGACAGATGATCCCATGGACTTTAGCTCCTGGACTTGCTTGCTTCAATTTGCAGATGCCAATGGTGACTTGGAGGAGGGGCGTGAGGCCTACGATGCCTTCTTGGATCGCTATCCTTATTGCTACGGGTATTGGAAGAAGTATGCGGATTTAGAGAAACGAAAAGGTACTCCCGAAAGAACCATGATGGTCTTTGAGCGAGGGATTGCCTCTATTTCTCTCTCTGCGGATTTGTGGATTCATTACCTTAATCATGTACGTACTGTTTATGATGAAGACTTTATACGGACTCAGTATGAGCGAGCAGTGGGGGCTTGTGGCTTAGAGTGGCGCTCTGATAAACTCTGGGATCATTATGTTAAGTGGGAAATTAGTATTAAGTGCTTCGAGAAAGTACTCTGTCTGTATGATCGTATACTCAAGAACCCTACTCAAGGCTTGACGCATCAATTTGAAATGTTTAGAGATTTTGTTAAAGAGCACAAACCCAAAGAGATCCTGAGTCAAACAGAATTCTTATCCTTACGAAAAGAAGTTCTTCAATCCCTTGAACAAGAAGAAAGTAGTAAGAGTGAGGAGTCTGTTCCGAAAGAACCTCCGCCTGATGCTGATAGTACGGAAGAAGAAGATATTgccatgaaagaaaaaataatatttttacgtaAACGGAACTATAAGGAAACTGAAGAGTTCGTTCAAGAGCGATGGAAGTTTGAGGATAATATCAAGAGACCCTACTTTCACATGAAGCCTTTAGAACGAGGTCAATTAAAAAACTGGTCTGAATACTTGGATTTCGAAATTGGTCGTTTGACGAACAAAGTAAAGAAGAAGCGAAAGTCTTCCAAGGAAGAGACTGATGATCAGGGAGAGGACAAAAAAGAAGCCGAAGAgaaggaggaggaagattctCTTCCTGTGGATGACACTAGAGTTGAGATATTGTTTGAAAGATGTCTAATCGCTTGTGCTCTTTATGAGGAGTTTTGGTTTAAATACATTGATTGGTTAAGTAAAAGAAAAGGGGATAACACGGAAATGATACGAAGTGTTTATCGAAAAGCATGTGAGCATCATCTTAGGGGGAAAGTAGACATACATTTAAGACGTGcagaatttgaagaaaaattgggCAATCTCTTACTCGCCtctgaaattttatcaaaactagAATCCAAACATCCTGAAGCCGTTGGGTTTTCCTTGAAACGAATTAATCTTGAACGCCGTCAAGGAAATCATGATCAAGTTCGTAAATTGTTTggaataattatagaaaagaaATCAGGAAGTATAAGAACGGAAATCGCTGTAAAATATGCTCGCTATCTTCGGCTCTGTCATGGAGATATGTCAAGTGCTCTTCAAATACTTCAAGATGCCATTCctcatgatgaaaaaaatccaaagatttatcttcaaattttaaaccttcaTCTTCATTCAAATCCTATAGATctcgaaaaaataaccatattaCTCGATTCGGCAATGGATAAAGTATCAACACAAGATGCacttattttttcacaaagGAAGGTTGAATTCCTCGAAGATTTTGGTGCAAATATCCATGAGCTTGAATCCGCTAAGACTAAGAATGCTCAGTTACGTAAAGAACATAGAGCCGTTATAGAGGAGTCTTCGAACGATAAATCTGAGGAAGGTAAAAAAGATGAAGATTCGTCGAATTCAACGTCCAACAGTGCTTCGTACAATGCTCATCATAATAGCCAATATCAACAATATGGAGCGAGATATAGTTCAAACTACAACTATAATGGCAGTGGTTACGGAAGTTACTATCAGGGATATGGAGGAAGTTACGCgggttattaa